The Microbacterium luteum nucleotide sequence GGCCACCGAGTAGGCGGTGCATGAGGGGTAGTACTTGCACACGTCACCGTACGTGTGCGAGATGGTCGCCCGGTAGCCGTGAAGCAACGCCAGAGCGGCGTTCCGGGGCAGAAGCGGTATCGCACGAAGTGAATCGGATGCGGTCCAACGGCCGGCACCGACGGCATACGAGGGCAGA carries:
- the yidD gene encoding membrane protein insertion efficiency factor YidD, which produces MSVLPSYAVGAGRWTASDSLRAIPLLPRNAALALLHGYRATISHTYGDVCKYYPSCTAYSVAAVQQYGAVVGSAMTAARLARCHPWAKGGVDDVPLREDFRHDITPQGFVVPGSTGKD